Proteins encoded within one genomic window of Mesorhizobium sp. AR10:
- a CDS encoding AbgT family transporter, producing MSTANAVSKTAMQRFLDGVERVGNMVPHPVVIFLILIAIVIALSALLSAFGAAVTFERINADTHKVETATTEIRSLLNIDGIRFLYSSLIPNFMSFTAVGLMITAMIGAGVAEESGLVTALIRKLVIVSPGWALTYILAFVGILASVAADAGYLVLIPLAGIAYLAVGRHPLAGLALGFAAVAGAFTVNMLIKPLDAVLVEFTNDAAHLVDPNRSIGLASNVWFSIASVLFLTVIIAFISDRMIEPRIGKYAPDQSASGAKSDQSAELSEKESRGLRFALFGLVGLIVVFCLLTLPPGAPLRNPATGELIGNSPFMNGLIALIMLLFLVTGWSYGIGAGTLRTLTEVIAAIEKSIKNLGGTIFLFFVLSQFVAYFTYTNMGTVMALSLSGALQSANIGALPLLLGFILVVAIIDLLLTGAIAKWAIFAPVFVPLLMKLGVEPEAVLAAYRVGDSPMNAITPLNAYFALVVGFAQKYDKSAGVGTIVSLMLPYVVWMFVLWTALFAVWKAMGLPWGL from the coding sequence ATGTCCACCGCGAATGCGGTTTCAAAAACCGCAATGCAAAGATTTCTCGACGGGGTCGAAAGAGTGGGGAACATGGTTCCCCATCCGGTCGTCATCTTCCTGATCCTGATTGCGATCGTCATCGCCTTGTCGGCCCTACTGAGCGCGTTCGGTGCTGCGGTGACGTTCGAACGCATCAATGCGGATACACATAAGGTTGAAACAGCGACCACTGAGATCCGCAGTCTGCTGAACATTGACGGCATTCGCTTCTTGTATTCGTCGCTCATTCCCAACTTCATGAGCTTTACTGCAGTCGGACTGATGATCACGGCGATGATCGGGGCCGGCGTGGCGGAGGAATCCGGGTTGGTCACGGCGCTGATCCGGAAGCTCGTAATCGTGTCGCCTGGCTGGGCCTTGACCTACATCCTGGCCTTCGTCGGCATATTGGCCAGCGTAGCGGCCGATGCCGGCTATCTGGTCCTGATCCCTCTGGCCGGTATCGCTTATCTCGCGGTTGGCCGTCACCCGCTTGCCGGTCTTGCGCTAGGCTTCGCCGCGGTCGCTGGCGCCTTTACAGTCAACATGCTGATCAAACCGCTCGATGCAGTCCTCGTTGAATTCACAAATGACGCGGCCCATCTCGTCGATCCCAACAGATCGATCGGCTTGGCCTCGAATGTCTGGTTTTCCATTGCATCCGTACTGTTTCTGACTGTGATCATAGCGTTCATCTCCGACCGCATGATCGAACCACGGATCGGGAAATACGCACCGGACCAATCTGCAAGCGGCGCCAAATCCGATCAGAGTGCAGAACTGTCCGAAAAAGAATCTCGCGGATTGCGTTTTGCCTTGTTCGGATTGGTCGGGCTGATCGTCGTCTTTTGCCTGCTGACTCTGCCGCCAGGGGCGCCATTGCGAAATCCCGCAACCGGCGAGCTTATCGGCAACTCACCCTTCATGAACGGCCTGATCGCGCTGATCATGCTGCTATTCCTGGTGACCGGCTGGTCGTACGGCATCGGAGCAGGCACGCTGCGGACCCTGACCGAAGTCATCGCAGCAATTGAAAAGTCGATCAAGAATCTTGGCGGAACAATCTTTCTGTTCTTCGTCCTGAGCCAATTCGTCGCTTACTTCACTTACACCAACATGGGTACGGTGATGGCGCTTAGCCTGTCCGGCGCGCTGCAATCAGCAAACATAGGCGCATTGCCCCTCCTGCTTGGCTTTATCCTCGTCGTCGCGATCATCGATCTGCTGTTGACTGGAGCAATTGCGAAATGGGCGATCTTCGCTCCCGTCTTCGTGCCGCTTTTGATGAAACTCGGAGTCGAGCCGGAAGCCGTCCTGGCGGCTTACCGCGTCGGCGATTCGCCGATGAATGCGATCACACCGCTCAACGCCTATTTTGCGCTGGTGGTCGGCTTTGCCCAAAAGTACGACAAGTCCGCAGGCGTTGGCACAATCGTGTCGCTGATGCTCCCCTACGTCGTTTGGATGTTTGTTCTTTGGACGGCGCTCTTCGCCGTTTGGAAAGCAATGGGTTTGCCCTGGGGACTGTAG
- a CDS encoding M20/M25/M40 family metallo-hydrolase translates to MRDSVPLDVAAAEEHLMRFLSVEGVTGQEANIAAAVSDALQAVGVPASAIRFDDANTRIPLPTETGNLIVDLPGTRSGPRLLFSTHLDTVPLCAGAKPRRDGDRIVSDGTTALGGDARTGVALLVVLAETLIKHKLPHPPITLLFTVREESGLHGARELNPSDLGGPVMCVNVDGQLASDLIIGAVGQENWEVEIKGRASHAGVAPEKGISATLVGAIALTEARQAGWFGKVVKPDGRGTSNVGIFGGKDGKPAGDATNVVTDYAFIKGEARSPEAAFATKIAKGYGDAFAKAKGQIKDHEGHTAEVTFRHEVSYPPFKLAESSPIVKRATKALRMLGIEANCHFSNGGLDANWLDKHGIPTITIGAGQAEIHTIKEYVNLAEYEKGCRLGILMATLEE, encoded by the coding sequence ATGCGCGATTCTGTTCCTCTCGATGTCGCTGCCGCCGAAGAGCATCTGATGCGGTTCCTTTCGGTTGAAGGCGTCACCGGACAGGAGGCCAATATCGCGGCAGCCGTGAGCGACGCGCTGCAGGCGGTTGGCGTGCCAGCTTCGGCAATCCGATTCGATGACGCCAATACGCGCATTCCGTTGCCGACCGAAACAGGCAATCTGATTGTAGATCTGCCCGGGACGCGGAGCGGACCGAGGCTCCTCTTCTCCACTCATCTCGATACTGTGCCGCTCTGTGCCGGTGCGAAACCTCGAAGAGACGGCGATCGCATCGTCTCCGACGGCACGACTGCGCTTGGGGGCGATGCCCGCACGGGTGTTGCGCTTCTGGTCGTGCTTGCCGAAACGCTGATCAAGCACAAGCTCCCGCATCCGCCGATTACGCTGCTTTTCACGGTACGGGAGGAGAGCGGGCTCCACGGAGCGCGCGAGTTGAATCCCTCCGATCTCGGAGGCCCGGTCATGTGCGTCAATGTCGATGGGCAACTTGCTTCCGATCTGATCATAGGCGCGGTTGGACAGGAAAACTGGGAGGTCGAGATCAAGGGCCGCGCGTCCCACGCCGGTGTGGCGCCCGAGAAGGGAATATCGGCGACGCTGGTCGGAGCCATCGCTTTGACGGAGGCCCGGCAGGCGGGCTGGTTTGGTAAAGTCGTCAAGCCCGACGGCCGCGGGACCAGCAATGTCGGGATTTTCGGCGGCAAGGATGGAAAGCCCGCAGGCGATGCAACAAATGTCGTCACCGACTACGCCTTCATCAAGGGAGAGGCTCGTAGCCCGGAGGCAGCCTTCGCAACAAAGATTGCGAAGGGTTATGGCGATGCCTTTGCGAAAGCGAAAGGGCAGATCAAGGACCATGAGGGTCACACGGCCGAAGTAACATTCCGTCACGAGGTCTCCTACCCTCCTTTCAAACTCGCAGAGAGTAGCCCGATCGTGAAACGCGCCACAAAGGCGTTGCGTATGCTGGGTATCGAGGCCAACTGTCACTTCTCCAATGGCGGGCTGGATGCAAATTGGCTCGACAAACATGGCATCCCCACCATCACCATCGGTGCAGGCCAAGCCGAGATCCATACCATCAAGGAATACGTGAACCTTGCCGAGTACGAAAAGGGCTGCCGCCTGGGCATACTTATGGCGACGCTGGAAGAGTAG
- a CDS encoding SLC13 family permease produces MSPIAYTGTIIAVVVVLFVWNKLPVVVVAMATATALWATGVLTIDQALGGFGDPAVIFIASLFIVSAGLDVTGVTAWAGQLLIRGAGEESRARLLILTMSMVALLTALISVNGAVAALLPVVVVIAVRLKRNSAQLLLPLVFSAHAGSKLALTGSPVNVLVSNAGSDAGVGGFGFFEFALVGLPLLGGTMAIIILFGKRLLPERNGATMPADFSRHAKTLVEQYGLASGVYQMRVRASSPFIGMPASAIELATYPELQLVAVQEGETASPLRRPAIAEGDHLLLRGDAESAAAFAADQHLAFSESAGSGQGEETLFNRSSGLAEVVIPPRSGLIGQNVFPGMVTESGDLIVLAVQRAGAEVAATNATRDAGGIVLQAGDTMLLQGTWKALDHRLKDPDVLVVNSPELVRRQAVPMGPGARQAVAILVAMVVLLATAITPPAVAGLLAAGAIVLSGIMSVEQSYRAIDWTTVILVGAMMPLSTAMVETGAAKLMAEHLVSLVGDAGPIALLAGLFVLTAIMGQLISNTATALIVIPIGMAAATTMGVSPRPVLMSTAVAAAAAFLTPIATPTNLMVMGPGGYAFGDYWKLGLPLLLWFFVVAVFIVPMIWRF; encoded by the coding sequence GTGAGCCCGATAGCGTACACTGGCACCATCATTGCGGTCGTCGTCGTTCTGTTCGTCTGGAACAAGCTGCCTGTCGTCGTTGTCGCAATGGCGACGGCGACGGCGTTGTGGGCAACCGGCGTCTTGACGATTGATCAGGCCCTCGGCGGCTTCGGTGATCCCGCGGTGATCTTCATAGCCTCCCTCTTCATTGTTAGTGCGGGACTAGACGTGACAGGCGTCACCGCCTGGGCTGGCCAGCTTCTGATCCGTGGCGCGGGCGAAGAGAGCCGTGCCCGCCTGCTAATTCTAACGATGAGTATGGTGGCGCTCCTCACGGCGCTAATCAGTGTCAATGGCGCCGTTGCCGCACTCTTGCCGGTGGTGGTCGTCATCGCCGTCCGCCTGAAGCGAAATTCGGCGCAGTTGCTCCTGCCGCTGGTTTTTTCCGCGCATGCCGGCTCGAAGCTGGCTCTGACCGGGTCGCCAGTGAACGTGTTGGTCTCGAACGCGGGCAGCGACGCCGGCGTGGGCGGCTTCGGCTTCTTCGAATTCGCGCTTGTCGGCTTGCCGCTGCTGGGAGGAACGATGGCGATCATCATACTGTTCGGAAAACGGCTCCTGCCCGAACGCAATGGCGCCACGATGCCTGCCGACTTCAGCCGCCATGCGAAGACGCTCGTCGAGCAATACGGCCTTGCCAGTGGTGTCTACCAGATGCGCGTGCGCGCAAGTTCGCCCTTCATTGGCATGCCCGCGTCTGCGATCGAGTTGGCCACTTACCCCGAACTGCAACTCGTCGCCGTTCAGGAGGGTGAAACGGCCAGCCCGCTGCGCAGACCTGCCATCGCCGAGGGAGATCACCTGCTGCTGCGGGGCGACGCCGAGTCGGCTGCCGCGTTCGCTGCCGACCAACACCTTGCATTCAGCGAGTCGGCGGGATCTGGGCAGGGAGAGGAGACGCTGTTTAATCGCAGTTCGGGCCTCGCCGAGGTGGTGATCCCACCGCGCTCCGGCCTTATTGGCCAGAACGTCTTCCCGGGCATGGTGACCGAGAGCGGCGACCTGATCGTCCTTGCGGTGCAGCGCGCCGGCGCGGAGGTTGCCGCGACCAACGCAACACGAGATGCAGGAGGTATTGTTTTGCAGGCCGGTGACACGATGCTCTTGCAGGGAACATGGAAGGCTCTCGACCACCGCCTCAAGGATCCGGATGTCCTGGTTGTCAATTCGCCGGAACTGGTACGTCGTCAGGCGGTGCCAATGGGGCCGGGCGCCCGCCAGGCCGTTGCCATTCTGGTCGCTATGGTCGTGCTCCTTGCCACGGCCATCACGCCGCCGGCGGTAGCCGGCCTGCTCGCCGCCGGAGCGATCGTCCTGTCGGGGATCATGAGCGTCGAGCAGTCCTACCGAGCCATCGATTGGACGACGGTGATCCTGGTCGGCGCGATGATGCCGCTGTCTACCGCCATGGTCGAGACGGGCGCCGCGAAACTGATGGCAGAGCATCTGGTGTCGCTTGTCGGCGACGCCGGTCCTATTGCCCTGCTCGCCGGCCTATTCGTGCTGACTGCCATAATGGGACAGCTCATCAGCAATACCGCGACCGCTCTCATCGTCATCCCGATCGGAATGGCAGCCGCGACAACCATGGGTGTTTCGCCCCGCCCGGTGCTCATGAGCACCGCTGTGGCGGCGGCAGCAGCATTCCTGACACCGATTGCAACCCCCACGAACCTGATGGTCATGGGTCCCGGCGGTTACGCTTTCGGTGACTACTGGAAGCTCGGTCTACCGCTGCTGCTCTGGTTCTTTGTCGTGGCTGTGTTCATAGTGCCGATGATCTGGAGATTCTGA
- a CDS encoding AI-2E family transporter, which produces MTPRPVPVLLGIICAILLLTALYFADAIIAPVACAFFIIAVVWPLQKRLEGRLPQLLALAIVVTLVVLVFIVFASVVAWGFGRIGRSLIAETPRLQALYEQVTAWLETHGIAVAGLWAEHFNMRWVVGAMQGLSARLNTMISFWIVVLIYVLLGLLELGPLARKIPSIVSSETARILIVGGERTAAKLRRYLMIRTAMSVVTGGLVYVFALALGLQLATEWGVIAFTLNFIPFVGPFIATLLPTLYALAQFESLYSALFVFACLNLIQFAIGSYVEPRVAGNALALSPFLVLFSVFLWMFLWGLFGAFIGVPIAIAVLTFCAESPSSRWLAQLLGAPDDQVESAQGMGRQE; this is translated from the coding sequence ATGACCCCTCGGCCGGTTCCGGTGTTGTTGGGCATCATCTGTGCAATTCTGCTGCTGACTGCGCTCTATTTCGCGGACGCGATCATTGCACCCGTTGCCTGCGCCTTCTTCATCATTGCAGTCGTCTGGCCGCTTCAGAAGCGGCTTGAGGGGCGTCTGCCACAGCTTCTGGCGCTCGCCATCGTCGTGACGCTGGTCGTGCTGGTCTTCATCGTGTTCGCCTCCGTCGTGGCCTGGGGCTTTGGTCGGATCGGCCGATCCCTCATAGCGGAGACGCCTCGGCTACAGGCGCTCTACGAACAGGTGACAGCCTGGCTGGAGACGCATGGGATCGCCGTCGCGGGCCTGTGGGCCGAGCATTTCAACATGCGCTGGGTCGTGGGAGCGATGCAGGGCCTATCGGCGCGGCTGAATACGATGATCTCGTTCTGGATCGTGGTACTGATTTACGTGCTGCTCGGCCTGCTCGAGCTCGGCCCGCTGGCGCGCAAAATTCCCAGCATAGTCAGCAGCGAGACTGCGCGCATCCTGATCGTCGGCGGCGAACGCACTGCCGCCAAGCTGCGCCGGTATCTGATGATCAGGACGGCCATGAGTGTTGTAACGGGCGGTTTGGTTTATGTGTTTGCCCTGGCGCTCGGCCTGCAGCTTGCCACGGAGTGGGGCGTCATCGCCTTCACTTTGAATTTCATCCCCTTCGTCGGCCCGTTCATCGCAACGCTGCTGCCGACCCTCTACGCGCTGGCGCAGTTCGAATCCCTGTATTCCGCACTGTTTGTCTTTGCCTGCCTCAATCTCATCCAGTTCGCGATCGGCAGCTACGTCGAACCGCGCGTGGCTGGAAACGCGTTGGCGCTGTCGCCCTTTCTCGTGCTGTTTTCCGTCTTCCTGTGGATGTTCCTCTGGGGCCTGTTCGGCGCCTTTATCGGGGTTCCGATTGCAATCGCCGTGCTGACCTTCTGCGCCGAATCTCCCTCATCCAGATGGCTTGCCCAGTTATTGGGCGCACCCGACGATCAGGTGGAAAGCGCCCAGGGAATGGGCAGGCAAGAGTAG
- a CDS encoding helix-turn-helix domain-containing protein translates to MYQDSALQSFEDHKRETAQFTHSLDFSNFTFPPHDQFPAFRSAYQGVMDVLAVSDCPEPFPARQTVWNLGRLAFMRTKLPGERHAHIQKHLKNCKLDHWYINLPSRSPKLGNWHEVAVPELHCLATPSDREINHDEILTLFIPHDLFASTAGLHRMLDVKFEGGLGKLLADYLFLLDRSLADLQSPEIPYIVEATRSLVAVCLAHSQDRLTEAQIPIDATLLTRARRMIDSRLTDRNLTSETLCAALGVSRSRLYRIFEALGGVASYIRRQRLLRTRDALSDLADTRSISRIAEQWGFVDASAYSRTFRHEFGISPKEARDIGWANNGFVVAQERHVGYEGEQTLYKLLQTVDGTRYGVSLAA, encoded by the coding sequence ATGTATCAGGACTCCGCGCTACAATCGTTCGAAGATCACAAAAGAGAAACCGCGCAATTTACGCACTCTTTAGATTTTTCTAATTTTACCTTTCCACCGCACGATCAATTTCCGGCTTTTCGTTCCGCCTATCAAGGCGTGATGGATGTGTTGGCCGTGTCGGATTGTCCCGAACCCTTTCCGGCCCGTCAAACGGTTTGGAATCTGGGCAGACTCGCATTTATGCGAACCAAGCTACCCGGCGAAAGACATGCTCATATTCAGAAGCACTTGAAAAACTGCAAGCTGGATCACTGGTATATCAATCTGCCGTCGCGCTCCCCGAAGCTCGGCAATTGGCATGAGGTAGCTGTGCCCGAGCTGCATTGCCTGGCCACGCCATCCGACAGAGAAATCAATCACGACGAGATACTCACGCTCTTCATCCCGCACGACCTGTTTGCCTCGACTGCCGGGCTCCATCGAATGCTGGACGTTAAGTTCGAAGGAGGGCTTGGCAAGCTGTTGGCAGACTATCTGTTTCTCCTCGACCGGTCGTTGGCGGATTTGCAGTCACCGGAGATACCGTACATCGTCGAGGCAACGCGTAGCCTCGTGGCTGTATGTCTCGCCCATTCGCAGGATCGCTTGACGGAAGCCCAAATCCCGATCGATGCAACATTGTTGACGCGCGCACGTCGGATGATCGACTCCAGACTTACGGATCGCAATCTAACGTCCGAGACGCTGTGTGCTGCGCTTGGCGTGTCCCGCTCCCGCCTCTACCGGATTTTTGAGGCTCTTGGGGGAGTTGCTTCCTACATACGAAGGCAGCGGCTGCTGCGCACACGCGACGCCCTATCCGATCTTGCAGATACGCGATCCATCTCCCGGATAGCCGAGCAGTGGGGTTTTGTCGACGCTTCCGCCTACAGCCGGACGTTCAGGCATGAATTTGGCATTTCGCCGAAGGAAGCACGGGATATAGGATGGGCGAACAATGGGTTCGTCGTGGCGCAAGAACGCCACGTCGGATACGAAGGGGAGCAGACGCTTTACAAGCTGCTACAAACAGTAGACGGAACCAGATACGGAGTGAGCCTTGCTGCATAG
- a CDS encoding alpha/beta hydrolase codes for MELRAIVGRLAHSFLTVGILAGTLSFAASLTPSLIPRSSLVQGVLSGISAALGYGIGVLACWLWIYLELPQLQGRALKAARIAVVVACFVIAAIFLWMTLEWQNSIRTLMNLAPLDTASPLITGAVAVVILAILIGLARLFRHTFFVFSNWLGRFIPRRISHVIGGLLAIIIFWSVAEGLVFRLTLRILDSSFQEMDALIDDDLARPESSIRTGSAASLLSWNDLGRQGRWFVSSGPTGSEIGAFFGQRALDPIRVYVGLNSADTVEARAKLALEELKRTGAFDRSILIVVMPTGTGWVDPAALDPVEYLHRGDVASVAMQYSYLASWLSLLVEPDYGREAGNALFREVYAYWSSLPRDVRPKLYLHGLSLGAMNSERSANLYDVIADPFQGALWSGPPFPSRTWRSVTDGRNPGSPEWLPRFRDSSIFRFTNQNSALNIPDAKWGPIRIVYLQYASDPISFFDVATLYREPDWMKEPRGPDVSEQVRWYPLITMLQLTVDMAVATTSPMGYGHVFAPQHYIDAWMAVTDPPDITPGDVARLKALFAKRAVTPVSG; via the coding sequence ATGGAGTTGCGCGCAATCGTGGGCAGGCTCGCACATTCATTCCTCACGGTAGGAATATTAGCGGGGACTCTGTCCTTCGCGGCTTCCCTCACACCAAGCCTGATACCGCGATCCTCTCTCGTCCAGGGCGTGCTTTCCGGAATCTCGGCTGCCCTGGGCTATGGCATCGGCGTTCTTGCCTGTTGGCTGTGGATCTACCTTGAGCTGCCTCAATTGCAGGGAAGGGCCCTCAAGGCCGCGCGAATTGCGGTCGTCGTCGCCTGCTTTGTGATTGCGGCCATTTTCCTCTGGATGACTTTGGAGTGGCAGAATTCGATCCGCACCCTGATGAATCTCGCCCCGCTGGACACGGCGAGTCCTCTGATAACTGGCGCCGTCGCCGTCGTTATTCTTGCCATTCTCATAGGGTTGGCACGACTTTTCAGGCACACCTTTTTTGTGTTCTCAAACTGGCTTGGCCGCTTCATTCCAAGGCGGATCTCCCACGTCATTGGCGGCCTTCTGGCAATTATCATTTTCTGGTCGGTTGCCGAAGGGCTGGTCTTCAGACTGACGCTTCGAATCCTCGATTCGTCGTTCCAGGAGATGGATGCTCTCATCGACGATGACCTTGCCAGGCCGGAGTCCTCCATCAGGACGGGAAGCGCGGCGTCGCTGCTGTCGTGGAATGATCTGGGCAGGCAGGGCCGCTGGTTTGTCAGTTCCGGCCCGACGGGTTCGGAGATAGGCGCTTTCTTCGGTCAACGAGCTTTGGACCCGATCCGCGTGTACGTCGGATTGAACTCGGCAGATACGGTCGAGGCGCGCGCGAAACTGGCGCTGGAGGAGCTGAAACGCACCGGTGCATTTGACCGGTCGATCCTGATCGTCGTGATGCCAACCGGCACGGGCTGGGTCGATCCGGCTGCGCTGGACCCGGTCGAATATCTCCACAGAGGCGATGTCGCCAGTGTCGCAATGCAATACTCGTACCTCGCCAGCTGGCTATCCCTGCTGGTCGAGCCGGACTACGGCAGGGAGGCCGGCAACGCCCTTTTCCGGGAGGTCTATGCCTATTGGTCATCGCTTCCGCGCGACGTCCGCCCGAAACTGTACCTGCACGGCCTAAGTCTCGGCGCGATGAATTCCGAGCGATCGGCGAACCTCTACGATGTCATCGCCGATCCGTTTCAAGGCGCTTTGTGGAGCGGGCCGCCCTTCCCAAGCCGCACCTGGCGATCCGTCACCGACGGCCGAAATCCCGGATCGCCCGAATGGCTTCCCCGCTTCCGCGACAGCTCGATTTTCCGGTTCACCAATCAGAATAGTGCCTTGAACATACCGGATGCAAAGTGGGGGCCGATCCGGATCGTCTACCTTCAATACGCCAGCGATCCCATAAGCTTCTTCGATGTCGCAACGCTCTACCGAGAGCCCGATTGGATGAAAGAGCCACGAGGACCTGACGTGTCGGAGCAAGTTCGCTGGTATCCGCTCATCACGATGCTGCAACTAACGGTGGATATGGCGGTGGCGACGACGTCCCCAATGGGCTACGGCCATGTCTTTGCGCCGCAGCACTACATCGATGCGTGGATGGCCGTAACCGATCCGCCGGACATTACACCTGGAGATGTTGCCCGGCTTAAAGCTCTTTTCGCCAAGCGCGCTGTAACGCCTGTCAGTGGATAA
- a CDS encoding succinylglutamate desuccinylase/aspartoacylase family protein — MSEKPRKGLDRRDLLVASIATFGAAAALAANGGAANAQDTAAPTTDAASGAPSETVYTGDVIQGKKVISALDVNDLESGKKHLLYFQGVQMPTGQHWYVSVTVAKGAKPGKRAVLVSGVHGDEMSSVHTVQTVMSQLDPAQMSGTVMAVTDVSRPALESMQRRWPNSGRGADLIDMNREWPGNENGLTAASRHAGLVFNRLLRPNADFAIDFHTGTTGFEVTAFNIAEMDVPEIKAMAELYPIGQIFDNPTYPNVLHNAFNAAGIPSFCPEIGAARHLDLEMIGLFVEGTMNVLKHHGIVAGPMGRTGKDVTVFVGNSAFPILATQGGLVEYLVKLNDKVEPGQKVAVQRNSFGDVVAEYTSSVVGEMTGKRSDAMAEPGNPLAFILFHKATTEGAETYPE, encoded by the coding sequence ATGTCGGAAAAACCTAGAAAAGGCCTCGATCGCCGCGATCTGTTAGTAGCCTCCATTGCCACGTTCGGAGCGGCGGCCGCCCTTGCGGCCAATGGTGGCGCTGCGAATGCCCAGGACACAGCGGCTCCCACTACCGACGCGGCATCGGGTGCGCCATCAGAGACGGTCTATACCGGCGATGTGATCCAGGGGAAGAAGGTCATCAGCGCGCTCGACGTCAACGACCTGGAGTCCGGAAAGAAGCACCTTCTGTATTTTCAGGGCGTGCAGATGCCCACCGGTCAGCACTGGTATGTGTCCGTTACGGTGGCCAAGGGTGCAAAGCCCGGCAAGCGCGCCGTCCTGGTCAGTGGTGTCCATGGCGACGAGATGAGTTCTGTGCATACGGTCCAGACCGTGATGAGCCAGCTCGACCCGGCGCAGATGTCGGGCACGGTGATGGCGGTCACGGACGTGTCGCGCCCGGCCCTCGAAAGCATGCAGCGCCGATGGCCCAATTCGGGCAGGGGCGCCGACCTGATCGACATGAACCGGGAATGGCCCGGCAACGAGAACGGCTTGACCGCGGCAAGCCGGCACGCCGGGCTGGTGTTCAACCGGCTGCTGCGGCCCAACGCCGACTTCGCGATCGACTTCCATACCGGAACGACCGGATTCGAGGTCACCGCATTCAATATTGCCGAGATGGACGTGCCCGAGATCAAGGCGATGGCGGAGCTCTATCCCATCGGCCAGATCTTCGACAATCCTACATATCCCAATGTCCTCCACAACGCGTTTAACGCCGCGGGCATCCCGTCCTTTTGCCCGGAGATCGGGGCTGCCCGCCACCTGGACCTCGAGATGATCGGGCTATTCGTGGAAGGCACGATGAACGTGCTCAAGCATCACGGCATCGTCGCCGGGCCGATGGGACGCACGGGCAAGGACGTGACCGTCTTTGTCGGCAACAGCGCATTCCCGATCCTGGCAACCCAAGGCGGGTTGGTCGAGTATCTGGTCAAGCTCAACGACAAGGTCGAACCCGGACAGAAGGTGGCCGTCCAGCGCAATAGCTTCGGCGACGTGGTTGCGGAGTATACAAGCAGCGTGGTTGGAGAGATGACTGGCAAGCGCAGCGATGCAATGGCCGAGCCCGGCAACCCCTTGGCATTTATCCTTTTCCACAAGGCGACGACGGAGGGCGCCGAGACCTATCCAGAGTGA
- a CDS encoding transporter substrate-binding domain-containing protein — protein MSRNALCLAVLFSLLAVSSPLAQETPQAKQPVSVGLYLSPPFVMQKQGRFTGMAVELWESIAGSQGAQSQYRAFPTIGALIDATANGEIDVAVTNLTITQGRAQRIDFTHPWFDAGQRIMVNEHQGTGFLDVVTGLRDAGFLRAYAWLAFVIAAATVSLTIFDRKFDPAHPRRWRDGMAESFFSIMSVASGKASGRKNVFGWVGRIWQGLWLIFGIAVLAYVTSSVTSVMTTLSLTNQVNSLADLPGKSVGVFTGSVSEDFARASGFDQQSFPNIEEAVAALRAGSIDAIVGDAPVLEYYAHTHPEDRVNVVGGLFEPDKYGFGLARNSPLTRRLTVEILGAHEHGLVEQLHAKYFGESP, from the coding sequence ATGTCAAGGAACGCTCTCTGCCTGGCCGTGTTGTTCAGCCTGCTGGCCGTGAGCAGTCCACTTGCGCAGGAAACGCCTCAAGCCAAACAGCCAGTCAGCGTCGGCCTCTATCTCAGCCCGCCATTTGTCATGCAGAAGCAAGGTCGGTTCACCGGAATGGCGGTCGAGCTCTGGGAGTCGATCGCGGGATCGCAGGGCGCACAAAGCCAGTACCGCGCGTTCCCGACGATCGGTGCTCTGATCGACGCCACGGCGAACGGCGAGATCGACGTTGCCGTCACCAATCTCACCATTACGCAAGGCCGGGCGCAGCGGATCGATTTCACCCATCCGTGGTTCGATGCCGGTCAGAGGATCATGGTCAACGAGCATCAAGGCACAGGGTTTCTGGACGTCGTGACGGGATTGAGGGACGCCGGGTTCCTTCGCGCCTATGCGTGGCTCGCCTTTGTCATCGCGGCGGCGACCGTATCGCTGACCATCTTCGACCGGAAGTTTGATCCCGCCCATCCGCGTCGATGGCGTGACGGAATGGCGGAGAGCTTCTTCTCGATCATGTCGGTTGCCTCAGGCAAAGCATCCGGCCGAAAGAATGTCTTCGGTTGGGTCGGACGGATATGGCAGGGCTTGTGGCTAATATTCGGGATTGCTGTGCTCGCCTATGTTACCTCATCCGTTACCAGCGTGATGACCACCCTTTCATTGACCAACCAGGTCAACAGCCTTGCCGATCTTCCCGGAAAGTCGGTCGGGGTATTCACCGGCAGTGTGTCGGAGGATTTTGCCCGCGCCTCTGGTTTCGACCAGCAATCGTTCCCGAACATCGAGGAAGCGGTAGCGGCTTTGCGTGCCGGCAGCATCGACGCGATCGTCGGCGATGCGCCCGTGCTCGAATATTACGCGCACACGCACCCTGAAGATCGGGTCAACGTCGTCGGAGGCCTCTTCGAGCCGGACAAGTATGGCTTTGGTCTTGCGCGCAACAGTCCCTTGACCAGGCGGCTGACGGTCGAAATTCTGGGCGCACACGAGCACGGGCTCGTGGAGCAGCTGCACGCCAAGTATTTCGGCGAGTCACCATGA